From one Trachemys scripta elegans isolate TJP31775 chromosome 14, CAS_Tse_1.0, whole genome shotgun sequence genomic stretch:
- the LOC117887530 gene encoding olfactory receptor 14A16-like: MSNQTIVTEFLLLGFSDVQELQILHFVVFLLLYLASLLGNLLIITAIAFDRHLHNPMYFFLMNLSILDFGSISVTIPKSMANSLTNTRSIPYSGCVAQVFFYIFFASANFALLTIMAYDRYVAICQPLHYEMMMNRRACVQMAASAWISGILYSALHTGNTFAISFCGGNMVDQFFCEVPQLLHLSCSNSYLGEVVVISLSVLLFLICFAFIIVSYIQIYKAVLRIPSEQGRHKAFSTCLPHLIVVSLLLSTAIFAFLKPTSSSTSDLNLLVAVLYSIMPPIMNPIIYSMRNKEMKGALNKLIGWRLFSKNKMSIFLH, from the coding sequence atgtccaaccaaaCCATTGTGACTGAATTtcttctcctgggattctctgacGTTCAGGAACTGCAGATTTTACACTTTGTGGTGTTTCTACTGCTTTATCTGGCATCCCTGCTGGGGAACCTTCTCATCATCACAGCCATAGCCTTCGACCGCCACCTTCACaaccccatgtacttcttcctgatgaATCTGTCCATCCTAGACTTCGGCTCCATCTCTGTCACCATCCCCAAATCCATGGCCAATTCCCTCACAAACACCAGATCGATTCCTTATTCTGGATGTGTTGCCCAAGTCTTTTTTTACATATTCTTTGCTTCAGCAAATTTTGCCTTACTGACCATCATGGCGTACGACCGATACGTTGccatctgccaaccactgcactatgAGATGATGATGAACAGGagagcttgtgtccaaatggcagccaGTGCCTGGATCAGTGGTATTCTCTACTCTGCATTGCACACTGGGAACACGTTTGCGATATCCTTCTGTGGAGGCAACATggtggatcagttcttctgtgaagtcccccagctcctccacctCTCCTGCTCTAACTCTTACCTCGGTGAAGTTGTTGTTATTTCTCTTagtgtgcttttatttttaatatgctttGCTTTTATAATTGTGTCGTATATTCAGATCTACAAAGCAGTGCTGAGAATCccttctgagcagggccggcataaagccttctccacctgcctccctCACCTCATTGTGGTCTCCTTATTGCTTTCCACTGCCATCTTTGCCTTTCTGAAACCCACCTCCAGCTCAACCTCAGATCTGAATcttttggtggctgttctctattCCATAATGCCCCCAATAATGAATCCGATCATCTACAGCATGAGAAACAAGGAAATGAAAGGTGCACTGAATAAACTGATAGGTTGGAGGTTATTCAGCAAGAATAAAATGTCTATATTTCTCCACTGA